The following proteins are encoded in a genomic region of Chryseobacterium cucumeris:
- the sprA gene encoding cell surface protein SprA has protein sequence MSVSAFGQAQKDTAIIRKQYEVADPTRYEAYYDIKTGMYYVYPKIGNTITGPPTAMSPEEYKEYMLASQTKAYYKEKSDKYNLLFRRDRSDARKKGLIPSLQINNKLFETIFGGNKIEIIPSGYASLDFAGLYQKIDNPMILPQNRTSFTFDIDQRIQLGLLGKVGENLQLKANYDTQSGFAFENRMNLVWQAKGSWKDLQSKGLGNVDKPNEGGEDKIIKRVEFGNVNMPLSTSLIRGSQSLFGVKTEFQLGKTFGTVVLSQQQGEARNIVVQGGGVMNNFKVNAIDYEENQHFFIGHYFLNKYDDALLNYPQINSTINITRMEVWVLDQGNSNLAYQKSIIGIRDLGEGPGGVTLPDNSLNGLYDEVSQVAGTREAGKNYNALFQGHVFPGTPTPYNNGEEFVLATKARKLNANEFIYQPQLGYISLNQKLNDQQLLAVSYSYTVNGSNKVYKVGEFSEESPVLITKVLRVNNKVNTQSPMWDLMMKNIYSIDAGQVSPDGFILNVYYRDPKTGGKVNYLPDTPVKDQNLLKLFNWDRLNMNGDIQNNKDGSKGDGIFDFVNGITIRPETGRVIFTKVQPFGKFLEAKLGTSDPQYIFKDLYTKQKQEASQSNLTQRYTMEGRYKGVQGQGISLGAVNVPQGSVKVAANGVQLTEGVDYTVDYMLGTVTIINENVKQSGQAINISLENQLTFNTQRKRFLGLNLERRFSENFILGGTVINYSESPLTQKVNFGQEAVNNTMAGINLMYNNQAPYLTRFANKLPMVKTEAPSNLNFKMEAAYLLPGLNKGTNNQSYIDDFEQTTSKISLKEPAAWSLASKPEKNKLPPFNTVPGNDDLTSGYGRGLLTWYNIDPRFWGVGGKAPAGITPQSVSNHASRRVQYSEIYNNRDFVAGEQTFTNTFDISYFPKEKGPYNVNPVTEQAQSRWAGIMRSISVPNFITSNIEYVEFWMMDPYADGKTLGTDPKLLLHLGNVSEDVLKDGKMQYENGLPTPGTPSSTTNSNWGVQPKQPPILYAFSTEGEDRKVQDAGYDGLTSDQEAMRFGNTFVNPVTNIADPAVDDFVFYLSDKFTGSQAASVVERYKYFRNPEGNSEANSLNVASQTPDVEDINKDYNLDQTENYNQYVIKLDQPSLSLGTNNIVDVKTVKATFQNGQSSDVKWYLFRIPVANYDPAEGTAEPSVLNNVRFARLMLAGFDQTSTLRFGTMDLVRSDWRKYTSKIASVNVPNSDEGTGTVTDPNFEIGSVNIEENALNQPPYVLPPGIDRQVLSGNAGAQRQNEASLYMKVKDLKTEARGVFKNTTLDMRRYKKLKLFVHAHDPLNRVIGLDENTKFFIRFGSDATDNYYEYESSLRMTPTTATAPMEIWPMENEVDFDVQNFVDAKIRRDKSGVAITNRTVDTGYQEPYKNIYIKGRPSLGNITTIMIGVRNADPRTNSTITRVLWVNEIRLSEIENDGGYAGNASLNFNMGDLATVNANASYTSVGFGNIDSKPAERTQSTQSAFSINTAINVDKFLPEKTGVKIPLNYSYSQTIEDPKYNPLDTDVEFNKAPNKDQLKKVARTYTQQRSIGVVNMHKERVNPNKKPKFYDIENVSVTAVYNDDYFRDIYTKRNYRQYLRGYIDYNYTFKPWVLKPFNKMISDTAKSTKYLRWVKEFNINPIPTRISFRTEIDRNYNELEFRNVEAILNGDMNSNFDAIRNRNFFFGWQYGLGFNFTKSLKLEINSATRTLNDNLDVNSMDSKSIFGNIFRAGRPVLYNHRAQLNYKLPFQYLPYLDFIDAEVGYGFTYNWAARSTSLLGFTDPNTNQTASLGSVGQNTNVIQATASADLPKFFGQFNYFKNINAKLQKRRQEMDSLNNVYAKQWEKNRYRYKKYKFKNKLTPLQSAAFFLTSFKQLNVSYNETNGTVLPGLISAPNWYGYGQTLGGPTLGFLLGSQADIRRTVMENGWVSNSNYMTDPYVRMSTKELRADLQVMPMNDLRVDLNVLHTFNSNFSHTGFNYTNGGVPDTDFTFASEMITYSNTTSLLSTSFKDGQAVYQAIRENARVLSQQLGGPGAVLDNNGFAKHYSIGNAYVLIPAFRAAMEGKSVSPMGNPKKAGFPLPNWRITYSGLKNIPIISGQFTKFDILHAYTATYTATGIQSNVDYHGNPDGYYQTVDDAGNVKKNDGDKINPYTFAQVGYVESFSPLIGVDVTMRNNMQFGIQYNRTRMMVLGLVNQTLTEDANTEYVVRLGYIVRNFRLGTANIRGRGTRGKGSDLNIRGDISLRDSKTSIMNILLNDAQVTGGQRLMNIKLSADYNVSENLNLRVFYEQMTSKYKISTAFPLSTVRAGISATFTFGDSGGGF, from the coding sequence ATGTCTGTGAGTGCTTTTGGGCAGGCACAGAAAGATACAGCGATCATAAGAAAACAATATGAAGTGGCCGACCCTACGAGGTATGAAGCCTATTACGACATAAAAACCGGGATGTACTATGTATATCCAAAAATCGGAAATACCATTACAGGTCCTCCTACAGCCATGTCTCCGGAAGAGTATAAAGAATATATGCTTGCCAGCCAGACAAAAGCCTATTACAAGGAGAAATCCGATAAATATAATCTTCTCTTCAGAAGAGACAGATCTGATGCCAGAAAGAAGGGGCTTATTCCTTCATTACAGATCAACAACAAGCTTTTTGAAACCATTTTCGGTGGTAATAAAATTGAAATCATCCCTTCAGGATACGCATCCCTGGACTTTGCAGGACTTTACCAGAAAATAGATAACCCAATGATCCTGCCTCAGAACAGGACCAGTTTTACCTTTGATATCGATCAGAGAATTCAGTTGGGATTATTGGGGAAAGTAGGGGAAAACCTTCAGTTAAAGGCCAATTATGATACCCAGAGTGGTTTTGCTTTTGAAAACAGGATGAATCTTGTATGGCAGGCAAAAGGAAGCTGGAAAGATCTTCAGAGTAAAGGTCTTGGAAATGTAGATAAACCCAACGAAGGAGGAGAGGATAAAATCATCAAAAGAGTTGAATTTGGTAACGTAAACATGCCGCTATCAACCAGCCTTATCCGTGGTTCACAATCGCTGTTCGGGGTGAAAACAGAATTCCAGTTAGGAAAAACATTTGGAACAGTAGTTCTTTCCCAGCAGCAGGGTGAAGCCCGTAATATTGTAGTACAGGGTGGTGGTGTGATGAACAATTTTAAAGTCAACGCCATTGACTACGAAGAAAACCAGCACTTCTTTATAGGACATTATTTCCTGAACAAATATGATGATGCCTTACTTAATTATCCGCAGATCAACTCAACCATCAACATTACCAGAATGGAAGTCTGGGTATTGGATCAGGGGAACAGTAATCTGGCATATCAGAAAAGTATTATCGGGATCAGAGACCTGGGAGAAGGTCCTGGAGGAGTTACGCTGCCGGATAACTCGCTGAACGGATTGTATGATGAAGTATCACAAGTAGCTGGAACAAGAGAAGCTGGGAAAAATTACAATGCTCTTTTTCAGGGGCATGTCTTCCCGGGAACACCTACTCCCTACAATAACGGAGAAGAATTTGTTCTTGCTACAAAAGCGAGAAAGCTGAATGCTAACGAATTTATCTACCAGCCACAGCTGGGATATATTTCATTAAACCAAAAATTGAATGACCAGCAGCTTTTAGCCGTTTCGTACTCTTATACTGTTAATGGAAGTAATAAAGTATACAAAGTAGGGGAATTTTCTGAAGAAAGCCCTGTGCTGATCACCAAGGTATTGAGAGTAAATAACAAGGTGAACACTCAATCTCCGATGTGGGATCTGATGATGAAGAATATCTATTCTATTGATGCGGGACAGGTATCTCCGGATGGCTTTATCCTTAACGTATATTACAGAGATCCAAAAACAGGAGGTAAAGTAAACTATCTTCCAGATACTCCTGTAAAAGATCAGAATTTACTGAAGTTATTTAACTGGGACCGTCTTAATATGAATGGAGATATCCAGAACAATAAAGATGGAAGTAAAGGAGACGGTATTTTCGACTTTGTGAATGGGATTACCATCAGACCGGAAACAGGAAGAGTCATCTTTACCAAAGTACAGCCTTTCGGTAAATTTCTGGAAGCAAAATTAGGAACAAGTGATCCTCAATATATATTTAAGGATCTTTATACCAAACAAAAACAAGAAGCTTCCCAGAGTAACCTTACACAAAGGTATACCATGGAAGGGCGTTACAAAGGTGTTCAGGGACAAGGTATTTCTTTAGGAGCTGTAAACGTTCCTCAGGGATCAGTAAAAGTGGCAGCAAACGGAGTACAGCTTACGGAAGGCGTAGACTATACAGTAGATTATATGCTGGGTACGGTTACGATCATCAATGAAAATGTAAAACAGTCCGGACAGGCCATCAATATTTCACTGGAAAATCAGTTGACATTTAATACCCAAAGGAAAAGATTCTTAGGATTAAACTTAGAAAGAAGATTCAGTGAAAACTTTATCTTGGGAGGAACAGTAATCAATTACTCAGAATCTCCATTGACTCAGAAAGTAAACTTCGGGCAGGAAGCGGTAAACAATACCATGGCAGGGATCAACCTGATGTACAACAATCAGGCCCCTTATCTTACAAGATTTGCCAATAAACTTCCGATGGTAAAAACTGAAGCTCCATCCAACTTAAACTTTAAGATGGAAGCAGCTTACTTATTACCTGGATTGAATAAAGGAACAAATAATCAATCTTATATTGACGATTTTGAACAAACAACCTCTAAAATATCATTAAAAGAGCCGGCAGCATGGAGTTTAGCTTCAAAACCGGAAAAAAATAAATTACCGCCATTTAACACAGTGCCTGGCAATGATGATCTAACAAGCGGATATGGAAGAGGATTATTAACATGGTATAACATCGACCCTAGATTCTGGGGAGTTGGAGGGAAAGCACCTGCAGGAATTACACCGCAGTCTGTATCTAATCACGCTTCCAGAAGAGTACAATATTCGGAGATTTATAATAACAGAGATTTCGTAGCAGGAGAACAAACCTTTACGAATACTTTTGATATCTCTTATTTTCCGAAAGAAAAAGGACCGTATAACGTAAATCCAGTAACAGAACAGGCACAGAGCAGATGGGCAGGGATTATGAGATCAATCAGTGTTCCGAACTTTATTACTTCAAACATTGAGTATGTTGAATTCTGGATGATGGATCCTTACGCAGATGGTAAAACGCTGGGTACTGATCCAAAACTTTTACTTCACTTAGGAAACGTTTCAGAAGATGTATTGAAAGATGGAAAAATGCAGTATGAAAACGGACTGCCAACGCCAGGTACACCATCTTCTACAACGAATTCAAATTGGGGAGTACAGCCAAAACAGCCGCCAATCTTATATGCATTCTCTACAGAAGGAGAGGATAGGAAAGTACAGGATGCCGGATATGATGGTCTTACCTCGGACCAGGAAGCCATGAGATTCGGAAATACGTTTGTAAATCCGGTAACCAATATTGCAGACCCTGCAGTAGATGACTTCGTATTCTATCTTTCGGATAAATTTACAGGAAGTCAGGCAGCTTCAGTAGTGGAACGATACAAATATTTCAGAAACCCTGAAGGAAACTCAGAAGCAAACTCTCTTAACGTAGCTTCACAAACTCCGGATGTTGAAGATATCAATAAAGATTACAACCTGGATCAGACTGAAAACTATAACCAATATGTTATAAAGCTTGATCAGCCAAGTTTGTCACTTGGAACGAATAATATTGTAGATGTAAAAACAGTAAAAGCAACATTCCAGAACGGACAGAGTTCAGATGTTAAATGGTACCTGTTCAGAATTCCTGTAGCGAATTATGATCCAGCTGAAGGGACAGCAGAGCCATCTGTATTGAATAATGTAAGGTTTGCAAGATTGATGCTGGCAGGATTTGATCAGACCTCTACGCTTAGATTCGGAACAATGGATCTTGTAAGATCAGACTGGAGAAAATATACCAGTAAAATTGCCAGTGTAAATGTTCCAAATTCCGACGAAGGAACCGGAACTGTGACAGATCCAAACTTTGAAATAGGAAGTGTAAATATTGAAGAAAATGCATTGAACCAACCTCCATATGTATTGCCTCCGGGAATTGACAGACAGGTATTGAGTGGAAATGCAGGAGCGCAGAGACAGAATGAAGCTTCACTTTACATGAAAGTGAAAGACCTTAAAACTGAGGCAAGAGGAGTATTCAAAAATACAACATTGGATATGAGAAGATACAAAAAGCTGAAGCTGTTTGTACATGCTCACGATCCATTGAACAGAGTGATTGGATTGGATGAAAATACCAAATTCTTTATCCGTTTCGGAAGCGATGCTACTGATAACTATTACGAGTATGAATCATCTTTAAGAATGACTCCTACAACAGCAACAGCTCCTATGGAGATCTGGCCAATGGAAAATGAAGTTGATTTTGATGTTCAGAACTTTGTAGATGCAAAGATCAGAAGAGATAAATCAGGTGTTGCTATTACAAATAGAACCGTTGACACAGGATATCAGGAACCTTATAAAAATATTTATATTAAAGGTAGACCTAGTTTAGGAAATATTACCACCATTATGATTGGGGTAAGAAATGCAGATCCAAGAACAAACTCTACCATAACAAGAGTTCTTTGGGTTAACGAAATCCGTCTTTCTGAAATTGAGAATGATGGTGGATATGCAGGAAATGCAAGCTTAAACTTCAATATGGGAGACCTGGCAACAGTGAATGCCAATGCCTCTTATACCTCAGTTGGTTTCGGAAATATCGATTCAAAACCTGCAGAAAGAACACAGTCTACTCAATCCGCATTCAGCATCAATACGGCGATCAATGTAGATAAATTCCTTCCGGAAAAAACAGGGGTGAAAATTCCTTTAAACTATTCTTACTCGCAGACTATTGAAGATCCAAAGTACAATCCTCTGGATACCGATGTAGAATTTAATAAGGCACCAAATAAAGATCAGTTGAAAAAAGTAGCGAGAACCTATACTCAACAGAGAAGTATAGGAGTCGTTAACATGCATAAAGAAAGAGTAAATCCAAATAAAAAGCCTAAGTTTTATGATATTGAAAACGTATCAGTAACTGCTGTTTATAACGATGACTATTTCAGAGATATCTATACCAAGAGAAATTACAGACAGTATCTGAGAGGGTATATTGATTATAACTACACTTTTAAACCGTGGGTACTTAAGCCTTTCAACAAAATGATCAGTGATACGGCAAAATCGACAAAGTATCTGAGATGGGTAAAAGAATTCAATATTAATCCAATTCCTACAAGAATCTCTTTCAGAACTGAAATCGACAGAAACTACAACGAGCTTGAGTTCAGAAATGTGGAAGCAATCCTTAATGGTGATATGAACAGTAATTTCGATGCCATCAGAAACAGAAACTTCTTCTTTGGATGGCAGTATGGATTAGGATTCAACTTTACAAAATCATTAAAACTGGAAATCAATTCCGCAACCAGAACATTAAATGACAATCTGGATGTAAATTCGATGGACAGCAAATCGATTTTCGGAAATATATTCAGAGCAGGAAGGCCGGTATTGTATAATCACAGAGCACAGTTAAACTATAAGCTACCATTCCAATATTTGCCTTATCTGGATTTCATTGATGCAGAAGTAGGATACGGATTTACCTATAACTGGGCGGCGAGGTCTACGTCATTGCTTGGATTTACTGATCCTAATACAAATCAGACCGCAAGTTTAGGATCCGTTGGACAAAATACCAATGTGATTCAGGCAACAGCTTCTGCGGATCTTCCGAAGTTCTTTGGACAGTTTAACTATTTCAAAAATATTAATGCCAAACTTCAAAAACGCAGACAGGAGATGGACTCTCTGAATAATGTTTATGCGAAACAATGGGAGAAAAACAGATACCGATATAAAAAATATAAATTTAAGAATAAGCTTACTCCACTTCAAAGTGCTGCATTCTTCTTAACTTCCTTTAAACAGTTAAACGTAAGTTACAACGAAACGAATGGAACAGTACTTCCGGGATTAATATCAGCACCAAACTGGTATGGATACGGACAGACATTGGGAGGTCCGACACTGGGATTCCTTTTAGGTTCACAGGCAGATATCAGAAGAACAGTAATGGAAAACGGATGGGTGAGTAATTCAAATTATATGACAGATCCGTATGTAAGAATGTCGACCAAAGAATTGAGAGCAGACTTACAGGTGATGCCTATGAATGACCTGAGAGTCGATCTTAATGTGTTGCATACCTTCAACAGCAACTTCTCGCATACAGGATTTAACTATACCAATGGTGGGGTTCCTGATACGGATTTTACATTTGCCAGCGAAATGATAACGTATTCCAATACTACGTCGCTTCTCAGCACGTCATTTAAAGATGGGCAGGCAGTTTACCAGGCGATCAGAGAAAATGCAAGAGTGCTTTCTCAACAATTGGGAGGTCCCGGGGCAGTATTGGATAATAACGGATTTGCAAAGCATTACAGCATTGGAAATGCCTATGTATTAATCCCAGCCTTTAGAGCAGCGATGGAAGGAAAATCTGTGTCACCTATGGGTAACCCTAAAAAAGCAGGATTCCCATTGCCAAACTGGAGAATTACCTATTCTGGATTAAAAAATATCCCGATCATCAGCGGGCAGTTCACAAAGTTCGATATCTTACATGCCTATACTGCTACGTATACAGCAACAGGTATTCAAAGCAATGTAGATTATCATGGTAATCCAGATGGATATTATCAAACAGTGGATGATGCCGGTAATGTGAAAAAAAATGATGGAGATAAGATTAACCCATATACATTCGCACAGGTGGGATATGTAGAATCTTTCTCACCACTTATCGGAGTAGATGTTACCATGAGAAACAATATGCAGTTCGGAATACAGTACAACAGAACCAGAATGATGGTACTGGGATTGGTTAACCAGACTCTTACCGAAGATGCGAATACAGAATATGTAGTAAGACTGGGGTATATTGTCAGAAACTTTAGATTAGGAACAGCCAATATCAGAGGAAGAGGAACAAGAGGAAAAGGAAGTGATCTTAACATCAGAGGAGACATTTCATTAAGAGACAGTAAAACATCTATTATGAATATTCTGTTAAATGATGCCCAGGTTACAGGAGGACAGAGACTCATGAACATTAAACTTTCCGCAGATTACAATGTTTCCGAGAATCTGAATCTGAGAGTGTTCTACGAACAGATGACCTCAAAATATAAGATCTCCACAGCATTCCCGCTGTCTACGGTCAGAGCAGGTATCTCAGCCACATTTACATTCGGAGATTCCGGAGGTGGATTCTAA
- the gcvH gene encoding glycine cleavage system protein GcvH yields MNTPSELKYTKDHEWIKIEGNVATIGITDFAQGELGDIVYVDVDTVDDDLNGGDVFGSVEAVKTVSDLFLPISGKVIEFNSELEDQPELLNTDPYGDGWIIKLEIADGADQSELLSADDYKAIIG; encoded by the coding sequence ATGAACACACCATCAGAATTAAAGTACACGAAAGATCACGAATGGATCAAGATCGAAGGTAACGTTGCTACAATCGGTATTACAGACTTCGCACAGGGAGAACTTGGAGATATCGTTTACGTTGATGTAGATACTGTAGATGATGATCTTAATGGAGGAGACGTTTTCGGAAGTGTAGAAGCAGTAAAAACTGTTTCAGACCTGTTCTTACCTATTTCAGGAAAAGTTATCGAGTTTAATTCAGAATTAGAAGATCAGCCTGAACTGTTAAATACAGATCCTTATGGAGACGGATGGATCATCAAATTGGAAATTGCTGATGGAGCAGATCAGTCAGAGTTACTTTCTGCAGATGATTACAAAGCGATCATTGGATAA
- a CDS encoding VanZ family protein, whose amino-acid sequence MPIYWAFLTYMLLKPGEENHEYWFMFSGIDKVLHVSIFAALGFSFIAAFPKIKFSYFVQIILIYAFLTEILQEEMGLGRSMETLDIVADTIGCLLGYYTYKLLIKRFF is encoded by the coding sequence CTGCCCATTTATTGGGCATTTCTTACTTATATGCTTCTCAAGCCGGGAGAAGAAAACCATGAATATTGGTTCATGTTCAGCGGTATCGACAAGGTTTTGCATGTAAGCATATTCGCAGCACTGGGTTTCTCTTTCATTGCTGCTTTTCCCAAAATAAAATTCTCATACTTTGTCCAGATCATCCTTATTTATGCTTTCCTTACAGAAATCCTGCAGGAAGAAATGGGACTGGGAAGATCGATGGAAACTTTAGATATCGTAGCAGATACCATTGGATGCTTATTAGGATATTATACCTATAAGTTATTAATCAAGCGTTTCTTTTAA
- a CDS encoding Fur family transcriptional regulator, with protein MKQVRNTHAKTEILNLINSSDVALTHSDIQKKLGDLCNRVTIYRVLERLENEGAIHKIVNIDGVVNFAKCSGKCTHEQHFHNHVHFNCKECHSVTCIENAIPEISLPEHFIAQEYNFIISGICPKCADA; from the coding sequence ATGAAACAGGTCAGAAATACTCACGCCAAAACTGAAATTTTAAACCTTATTAATAGTTCGGATGTTGCCCTTACCCATTCTGATATTCAGAAGAAACTTGGAGATCTGTGCAACAGAGTAACCATCTACAGGGTTCTGGAAAGGCTTGAAAACGAAGGTGCGATACACAAGATCGTCAATATTGATGGTGTAGTGAATTTTGCAAAGTGCAGTGGAAAATGTACCCATGAACAGCATTTTCATAATCATGTTCATTTCAACTGTAAGGAATGTCATTCCGTTACGTGTATTGAAAATGCTATTCCGGAAATCAGTCTGCCGGAACATTTTATTGCACAGGAATATAATTTTATTATCAGCGGGATATGCCCGAAATGTGCTGATGCCTGA
- a CDS encoding MerC domain-containing protein — MKSKILDAVGISAAVLCLIHCIVFPLLLIVPLGISHNPYIDLVFLFIGTVVVLRITKKMENRWLKFQFWISLSLIFISILTDFLFEVHLPLIYIGAVGLITGHIINFKNHKH; from the coding sequence ATGAAATCAAAAATTCTTGATGCTGTAGGAATCTCCGCTGCTGTTTTATGCCTGATTCATTGTATTGTCTTTCCACTGCTATTAATTGTTCCATTGGGAATCTCCCATAATCCTTATATTGACCTGGTTTTCCTTTTTATAGGAACCGTTGTGGTATTGAGAATAACAAAGAAAATGGAAAACCGGTGGCTGAAGTTTCAGTTCTGGATATCATTAAGCCTTATTTTCATTTCTATATTGACAGATTTTCTGTTTGAAGTTCATCTTCCTCTGATCTATATCGGAGCTGTCGGTTTGATTACAGGTCATATCATCAATTTTAAAAATCATAAACATTAA
- a CDS encoding GTP-binding protein: MTKKLPVTVLSGFLGAGKTTLLNHILHNKQGLKVAVIVNDMSEINIDARLVENQNTLSRTEEKLVEMSNGCICCTLREDLMVEVERLASENRFDYLLIESTGISEPIPVAQTFTYIDEESGIDLSRFSYVDTMVTVVDCFNFMKDFGSNELLMDRDLTDMEGDYRTIVNLLTDQIEFANVIILNKTDLINTETLGFLKAAIRKLNPEATLLQSEFGKIDPQKILNTQLFDFEKAQSSAGWQKELQADHHTPETEEYGISSLVFRDKKPFHPIRLWEYLNHHYPEGTIRAKGLFWLASRPDDALNFSQAGGSFRLEKAGVWWCSMPMSHRIQYSSFSDNQKFIESRWDKNWGDRINELVFIGQNLDKDQMLADLQQCLINEKEKEQFDKKRSFEDPFPKNI; encoded by the coding sequence ATGACTAAGAAACTTCCTGTAACGGTACTCAGCGGCTTTCTGGGAGCGGGTAAAACGACATTATTGAATCATATTCTACACAACAAACAAGGTTTGAAAGTAGCTGTGATAGTGAACGATATGAGCGAAATTAATATCGACGCACGCCTGGTTGAAAATCAAAACACGCTTTCAAGAACAGAAGAAAAGCTTGTTGAAATGAGTAACGGATGCATCTGCTGTACACTTCGTGAAGATCTTATGGTAGAAGTAGAACGTCTTGCCAGTGAAAACCGTTTTGATTATCTCCTTATCGAAAGTACGGGAATCAGTGAACCGATTCCTGTAGCTCAAACCTTTACTTATATTGATGAAGAGAGCGGAATAGATCTTTCCCGTTTCAGTTATGTAGATACAATGGTAACGGTTGTAGATTGTTTTAATTTCATGAAAGATTTTGGATCTAATGAACTACTGATGGACCGCGATCTTACTGATATGGAAGGCGACTACAGAACGATTGTTAATCTTCTGACCGATCAGATTGAATTTGCCAACGTGATTATTTTAAACAAAACAGATCTTATCAATACTGAGACACTTGGCTTTTTAAAAGCAGCAATCAGGAAGTTAAATCCGGAGGCGACCCTTTTACAATCAGAGTTTGGAAAAATTGATCCTCAAAAGATTTTGAATACACAGCTTTTTGATTTCGAAAAAGCACAGTCATCCGCTGGCTGGCAAAAAGAGTTACAGGCTGATCATCACACCCCGGAAACTGAAGAATATGGAATAAGTTCACTGGTTTTCAGAGATAAAAAGCCCTTCCATCCCATAAGACTCTGGGAATATCTGAATCATCATTATCCGGAAGGAACCATCAGAGCAAAAGGTCTGTTCTGGCTGGCTTCAAGACCTGATGATGCATTGAATTTCTCTCAGGCAGGAGGTTCTTTCAGGCTCGAAAAAGCAGGAGTCTGGTGGTGCAGCATGCCGATGAGCCACAGGATTCAGTATTCATCATTTTCAGACAATCAGAAGTTTATAGAAAGCAGATGGGATAAAAACTGGGGTGACAGGATCAATGAACTGGTGTTTATCGGGCAGAATCTGGACAAAGATCAGATGCTGGCAGATCTTCAGCAATGTCTTATTAATGAAAAAGAAAAGGAACAATTCGATAAGAAACGAAGTTTCGAGGATCCGTTCCCAAAGAATATTTAA